One Primulina huaijiensis isolate GDHJ02 chromosome 5, ASM1229523v2, whole genome shotgun sequence DNA segment encodes these proteins:
- the LOC140977484 gene encoding uncharacterized protein — MASACGEHICTSNVRRKDIKLLIAEEERTYDGRIFILSVATYALLDSRATHSFIYETFFKRLNIIPEDMRLGFKVSIPSGDHMVTSSIVKNLELRLQKDMVRTNLIVLPMLELNIILGMDWLSLNGALIDFRQRSVSIRPPREKSLRQQRTSKCCTLSPASVQRNL; from the exons atggcaagtgcatgtggggaacATATATGTACTTCAAATGTAAGGAGGAAGGACATAAAGCTGCTAATTGCCGAAGAAGAAAGGACCTACGATG GAAGGATATTCATTCTAAGTGTAGCTACCTACGCATTGTTGGATTCGAGAGCTACACACTCATTCATATATGAGACATTCTTCAAGCGACTAAATATTATACCTGAGGATATGAGATTGggcttcaaagtttctattccttccggtgatcatATGGTCACTTCGAGCATTGTGAAGAATCTGGAACTTCGTTTGCAAAAAGATATGGTTCGGACAAATCTTATCGTACTCCCAATGCTTGAATTAAACAtcatacttggcatggattggctatcattgAATGGAGCTTTGATAGATTTTCGGCAGaggtcagtgtctattcgaccacCCAGGGAGAAATCTTTGAGGCAACAAAGAACAAGCAAATGCTGCACATTATCTCCTGCATCAGTGCAAAGAAACTTATGA
- the LOC140976539 gene encoding uncharacterized protein, whose translation MAGEVVKAAAKLTGVLVIPGGIRGKAPENLPVSSSARRPFSVRSSVSAMTSGEEAAGDREPMPRVVFHGEPTLEEAKEATSELILGLEKIYPWSRDYDGHGNSVTAKHELNSSLSNSQVEQANASVSGEITTEPVVPKTVYTAFRLLRESSVAQNVVASIASDPNVVQAVRQNQQLQDFLRLERTRWASSRSVTGAERLDELNAESIEDPSNDAESKTGISFEDLLKIIKDMVYMIKNVSDLFKNLFGREGAKSSANGDHGPPGASAEHVIEASLLGLAIMVIMLIFLKRV comes from the exons ATGGCTGGTGAAGTGGTGAAGGCGGCGGCGAAGCTTACCGGAGTCCTGGTGATCCCGGGTGGTATCCGAGGCAAGGCGCCGGAGAACCTGCCGGTATCATCATCCGCGCGCAGGCCTTTTTCTGTTCGCTCTTCCGTGTCAGCGATGACGTCCGGGGAGGAGGCTGCCGGTGACCGTGAGCCGATGCCGAGAGTTGTTTTCCACGGGGAGCCGACTCTTGAGGAGGCCAAAGAGGCCACTTCTGAACTCATACTCGGCCTTGAGAA GATATATCCGTGGTCTCGTGATTATGATGGACACGGGAATTCAGTCACCGCGAAACACGAGTTGAACTCATCTCTTTCAAACTCACAAGTCGAACAAGCTAATGCTTCTGTTAGCGGTGAGATTACAACAGAACCCGTGGTACCAAAGACTGTTTACACGGCTTTTAGGCTCTTGCGTGAGAGCTCTGTGGCTCAG AATGTTGTCGCTTCAATTGCCTCCGATCCAAATGTGGTGCAAGCGGTACGACAGAACCAACAGCTTCAAGATTTTCTGCGTTTGGAAAGGACGC GTTGGGCCTCATCGCGTTCGGTTACTGGTGCTGAGAGACTTGATGAGTTAAATGCAGAAAGCATAGAAGACCCATCAAACGATGCAGAATCTAAGACGGGCATCAGTTTTGAGGATCTTTTAAAGATAATTAAGGATATGgtttatatgattaaaaatgtgTCTGAtttgttcaaaaatttatttggaCGTGAAGGGGCCAAGTCCTCTGCAAATGGTGATCATGGACCTCCCGGAGCAAGTGCTGAACATGTTATAGAAGCATCCTTGTTGGGACTGGCAAtcatggtaattatgctaattTTTTTGAAGCGAGTTTAA